From Cotesia glomerata isolate CgM1 linkage group LG3, MPM_Cglom_v2.3, whole genome shotgun sequence:
ggcATTGAAGTTTCTGTAAcagaattatatttaatatttaaatcacaattataattaataaatacttgaataaaatattgaaaaactaGATTAAAAAATGCATAAACATTCACTGGGGATGAATCAGCCCACaggtattaaatttaaaaaattttgaaattaatgttgctttatattaaaaatgctctgttaaaaaaaaaaaaaaacaatagacGACGAGATACTTACTTGTACAAAGCTACTGTAAGCATCACAAGAGCTATAAGAGGTCCAGATGAAACTGGAATAGCACCTGTTCCGTATTTGGCTTGTCCACAAGCCGGAGGACATACTGGGATAATTGTTTCTGCGgagataaataaacaaaaaactaaTAACATGCTCACtacaaaataatatatgaaataaattatataatcacTGAAATCAAATTTACTTAAAGCCAGGACCTAATTATgagctaaaatttaatgacaatGACAAAATATACTTgtgcaaaatatttaaatgacagCAAGCAAGTATAATTTGTAATAAcattatattgtaaaaataaaatgaataaattttaccgTAAAGTTCAAGTTTAGCTTCTCTGGTGCCAAGTTTGTTATTTGCACGGCAAACATATTCTCCGTACTGCCTTTTCTCGACAGTGACTATACGAAGGGTTGCATCAGTATATTCGTCGGCAGTGGCGAACTGTGATATAATGTAATGCTGATTGCTTGATAATTCAACTCCATTTTGTAACCAAGTTATTGCGGGACTTGGGTAACCTTCAACGTGGCACTTCAAGTCAGCATCAAACTGCAGAGCTTGACCTTCTCGGGGTCTGGATACTGTTATTACTGGGGCGAATTCAACTTCGACATTGATGTTCCGTCTGGTACCTCGACCAACTGAATTATCAGCAACACAGTAATACGTTCCACGATCTTCTTTTCGTACTGCTGGTATCTTCAATACGTTTCCTCTGTACATTTAACAATACGTTTATTAGTCTTATTTGATACTTGTATAAGTTGCGTtcataatgacaataattataaattttagttccattataaatcaataaactCAAATTCTACAATacgatatttataaattgagaTGGTGTAAGAAAATCTTCTTctaacaattataaataataatcgattTCAATTTATAAGTATTGTATTGCATTCGTAATCAGAGCCCATTTACTCGACATACTGTAAAGTTGATCAGTAGCgaattaattatctttattttggTAACGTGTTATTTATAGTTATGAATTAACCAGTAACAAACTTTACTCATTCAAAGTTCACAAACATGTTATCGTGTACTTCGCAACTTTAAGTAAACTTTCCCTTAATACTTCATTGCCTATGAGATGAAGTATAAATAAGAATCAAATAACTAGGCGTTCaaactcaaaattaaattacaagttattttaaacaaaaaattactgCGATAGTCGTACCGATATATTGAGCCTCCTGTGGGTAAAATAGCATTATTTTCTCTACGCCACGAAATTCTAGGAGCAGGATAACCACTTGCATAACACTCTAGAGTGATAGGCTCACCCTCGCTAGCAACTACTGCACGAGTTGAGTTATCACTGATAAATGGAGCACGACGAACTTGAAGTTCAACACTGGCACGGATTCGGTTGTTTACAGAAATTAGAACCTGGCACTCATAGCGCGCAGCATCAGTCTCTTGAATGTCTTTgatctgaaaaaataaatatacattaatCATATCATAtcaattacttattattatataaaattacaaacataattattttaatttagtgaagaaattttttcttgattttaattaaattaatttattaattaactgatcGTTACTTGCTCACTCCACTAGgcgtaaattaaactttattaGTACGGGTTTTTGTCATTATTTCATACAATATCTCGACTGCGGCTAAGTTCTTATAgacttatgattttttaagactcttgaccataacaaaaatttataattaatcaaaacaATGTTCttgtttttaaagtttctgtATTTTTCCTCAAAAGTTAATTGTTGGAAAATTTAGTCTTAGCTATCTATAAATctcagttatttttttatttcgtctTTAGAAACATgattaaaaacgtcaatattttacCTTTGACGTCTATGCGCTCCCGCCCTTCCTTAATGTTAAAAGCTAAAGGAACTAGGGAGAGCTCATAATTTAGAGGTACTTGACCCGAAAACACTCAAATCATTGCTGGAACGATACCAAAAGTCATACAATAATGGTATATTGCCTTCATCTTCGAGTTGAAAACTTAACGAAGATTTTCAgtccaaaatttaaattaatttgttcatAAATCGTAATGACTCAACTCTTTTGTCTATCATTAAATATCAagctatgaataaaaaaaactttaagtattaaaaaggTTCAGAAATTTCCCTTATTTcctgttaataaaaaactaagtaTACTcgaaaaaactttaaatttaaaaacgttATACCGAATAAACCCTGAGAAATCGTCTTCAGATCTTATCTCACAGACCCTAAATTTACAACTTGAAGACGAAAGTAAGGGGGAGTAAAAACTAGAATATCAAGATTTTTATAGTATTCATGTCAATTAAAATACATGAATTGGAATAcaggtaataataaattttttagcatttaaaaatatagttataaatatttcttatttacCTGAAGAGTATATGTAGCAGTAGCTGTATCGAATCTGAGAGCGAATCTACTGTCACGAATAATCAGCGATGTTTTGGAAGAAATTGGCGTTTGGTCACCTGTCTGTTTATCCATTTTTACCCACAAGACTGGATACTCCTGACCATATTGAACAGAACATTGTAGTTCAACAGTACCACCAATGTCCTTTATTTGTTCCTGGGATATGTATGATATTGTTGGAGCTCTTTGACAAGTGACTAGAAAATGAAAAcgaagttatttttatttcaaataaaacatattaacTCATTCATTCATAATTAacactatttatttatcagtacaagcaaaaaaataaaataaaataaatttactcacTCGATTGTATAAATGCAGCggcaattaatattataaacttCATCGTGACACGCCCTGTAAATTAATCACatcacaaattaattttacacataagaacatttttttcagtttaaatagacaaaatataaaattgtaaatacaaTTGGAGTTGATAAACGAAACCTGGGTATCGATCACAACATTCTGAAAGAGTTGGGACGAAAGTGTCGGTATAAATAGCAAAAGTTAATTACCttgttatttaaaagaaaatacacTCGTCAATTCTCCACAGGCATTCACAGGTGTCTGACAACTCAGTTCTCAGTTGTACTCACTGTTACTCTCACTCAACGAgagttgtgtgtgtgtgtgtacgcTGCGTTGATGAGTAGAGTTTCAATTTATGTTGATATCATCGAGAGTGATCGCTCGCTTACGATGAAAATGGCCGCTGATCGAGTAGTGTGACGCCACCGTTACTATACCACCAATCTCCAATGAGAAACATATGGAAAACACACACAAGCGCACATCTGTAAGCCTTCTTACTACAGTTTGGTCATGAGAGACCAATATAAAAAACTCAGAAGCATTTATGGACCACCTATTGTTTTATACGCTTATATTGATTCAATTTGCCTATTGCTTCCCAGTTTCATCTGCTCACAATTGATTGGTGTACAAATAACTGAAGCAATTtgttatttagtttttatatgaaaattgaattagccgacatatttaaattttaataattttttttattgaaaaaattaaaagaaaaaatatcacataaagaaaattttaaaaattatacgtgcaattttttaaattatttttctacttgtaatttaattgttgaaaacaattaaaaatttttgaacgtcagttaattttagtatcatagtttttttataaatactgtaaaaagaaattttgtaagaaaagtttacataaataaaatttttgaagtatttttacatttatttttcccaagttttcttcttaaaatgtttaatttcttctttaaatattttaattttattaaaaatagttttttcattaaaaaaaaaaaaaaaaattgatatttcaccttttttaatatctttagtTTTCAGTGATATACAATATCTCCCTTGACGAATTGACTGTCAATCTATTTTAGTAGCttcatcttcatcatcataatttttatcttttaataaaaacatcaatttaaacaagatattattatttataactatccttattttaattattaatcatgcGCTAACTTTAAggatattttaatattagacAAACATACTTATATCCTAAATTTCAAGATAATTCATTCCAcgatttcttgaaaaattaattttgaatttatatttcttcttataCCTGTAAAATTGTGGAACACCACTAAGAGATTATCTATCACATCCTTTGCAGCAAGAAGAGATTTCTTTTCAACAAaagttttttcagaatttttaaaagtttcttaaaaaataaaatcttggAGTTCATCCTTCCTAAAAAATAAACCTTTTTTTCGTTATAAATTTTCGTAAGCTCTTGTCATATCAATGAAAATTACTCTCATATATCTTCTCTTCCGCATGGATAAATTTAcaaacattttcaaaaattggttctgtaaatattaaaaattttttttagaaaaacgaaaaaattctCATCTCAGTtccattataaaataaaactaattatcaacttttttatttataaagcgAGAGTTAAACTAAAAACTATttcaattagaaattttttgtaaaatatatcaattttataaaaacttaagAAATATGCACGCGTTATTATAGTGAACCTAAACAAAAGAGGTAAATTGTATATTTaccttaaaatatttattcatattcgatcgatattataaataatatattagaaTGAAGTTTCTTTATACATGtgtttttatgaataaaaatttctaaattaatctcaagtaaaatattttatgtaaaaatttccaactctttaaaataatttttttcaattactccAAGCTTAGCCAATGCGTAGTACTAATAACATAATTACCCCTAACAATTCTTGATAACTAATTGGTCATCGTCATTAAGATCTATAGAATGTAGAAGAAGAAGATAGTTAAAGTTGATAAAGGTAATTTAAATTACCCATACATAGTCTGACAAAATTACAAGCTTCAAAGATCTTAAATCACATTTAAAATAGCATTTAATCATCGTCAACTGCTCTGGAATCGCACAAATAGATCtgcagaaaataaaaaatagcatttattaatttttaattttaataacttaccatctaataaaaaaatttttatattttacatataaattatCGTTATTGcaaacgtaattttttttgttaattagtAAAGAAGATAATCCGTTTGTGAAAAAGTgagtatataaattattaaattgcagGGAGAAAATTAATGCAGAATGTCATGCATTGGTCACGATCAGTCGCGTGTCCTAGTCAACCCTGATGACAAGCATAGAATATTATACTCTATTCGCGTTGTCTGTATTTTATTTGTAGACCATTACAATTCAATGTTAGTGTAGAAGTAATGAATCGAATGGAGCTTCTGCAAGTAGAGGGGCCAGGTCAGTCAGTAGTCTACTTCAGTCGTTAAATATCGCCGCCAACGCATGTGGACGCATGAACAACCCCCGTTTACTATTATATAACTTCTTGCTAATACTTGTTACTTAGCTTTACCGCGTTAGTTCTCCGCCCGCGTGCCGGTTGGTTTATACTCCTTTAATTCAAAATACAACCAATTATTACCGTAACTAAACTCTATATTCAATTACTTCAGttgatatataatatataaaatagtcTTTACATCTTTACCAATTCGTTTATCTACATCATCGAAATcgatttgttatttttaatcactatcaattaataaagaaGTTACAAAgtgagtttaaaaataaaattatacttaaatattgataggTCATtctttttttcgttttaattGTCAacgtcaaaaaaaataatctcgcAATTTTTATCATCCAGTTCAAGGTATTCAAGGCATTGttgacattaataataattcttttatttgttttcTTCTGTATTGCTCAACTTAACATCTCATTTAAGATATTGTCATTCAGCGCGACCATGGCTGTCACCATTCATCATCCTCAGTGATTATTacctaaaacaaaaaaaattatcaatcagTGAATAAAGTTGAAGGCAAACAtcggtgaaaaattaatagtgatggtatagaaaaaaatcatcaatctTGCTGAGCGTAATAGCGAAAAAAGTAACAATAAAGCGTAACAGAGTATACCGATAGTgataataacattaaagtcAGTGGTGCCAAGGCCGTGGAAAACGATTTCCCTCGTGGTTATACATATCGATTTCAGTATTAATAATCTAATCGAGGAAACAAAACCGcagacaattattattattgttataaacgTAACtacgtatttttttactcTGCTTTTAAATACCATTGATCGATTGCGATGAATACCCGGGACGAGGACGAGGACTTGGACGATGAGAACGACGTAGTGAGTAGGGAGGACAACGTCCTACAAATGCAGCTCGTAGTGGCAAAAAAAGCTCTCCTACCACTTCCTCCTCCACTTAGTGATCTTGCCGGGTGCAGTCCGAGTTACCTCACATGCAAGTCACCGGCAGCGACTTTCACGTTTCCGGATACTCCTAATCTGATGGCTGACAGCATCACGCACCAAGACGAAACTCTggtatgacattaaatttagctgtcactttacgatttttttattttctttaataaacaaatttgttccgaaaattatttatgaaaaattgtatttttgatttttttaaatttctacatgacaatttttaaagaaaatttttttttttcataatttaatttttacaaaaattatcaaatatctgctaaattaattttcataactcggattgtttttttttttttttttataataataaagttagccgacatttttgatttttttattttgcttaatttattaaattataactaaaaaatatttttaaaaattgcacttatagtttttgaggtttttaacaaatgaaaaatttttttcattttttttttttactattattattatttatttattattaattataatattgaaattagcagtcacttcattattttttaattttttttaacaaacaaatttgtcctaaaaagttatttataaaaaattgcattttttatttttttaaatttctacatgaaaattaaaaaaaaaaaattttttttgccataatttatttattacaaaaatgattaaaatgatcaaatatctgctaaattaattttcataactcaggtttttttttattatttatttattattaattatgacattgaagttagcagtcacttgattattttttaattttttttaacaaataaatttgttccaaaaaattatttataaaaaattgaagtttttattttttctaatttctacatgtcaatttttttaccataatttacttgttagaaaaattatcaaatgtctgctaaattaattttcattattaatttgattattttaaatttgctaattaattaaattttaattatttttaggatAATCACAGCCGCAGACCAAGTAACAGCTCGTTGACGGCACAATTAGGTGGACCAAGTCCGTCTAAATCCCAGCTGAGTGATCTTGTTCGTTCGATCGGCACCCCGGAAGTTTCTTTAGTCGGTACCCCAGCAAACTCACCGGTATTTCGAAGACAATCTTCAATAAGTGAAAGTATCATCAAGCATTTGAGGAATATCGCGATGTCGGGAGACAGTGCAGTTATTACAGATGAAGGTGATGGAGAGAAGTGCGCTTTCAGAGGCCGGAATATGTTTTACAGATCCGGGAAAAATGATGACAGTAGGATTAATGTTGATATCAGAGATAGTACGAGTCCGAAGAATAAAAAAGCCTCTGCTGCTTCTGTCTATCCGAGGTCTTCTGATCTTACTGTTCGTGATGCTTTTGGtgagattttaattaatttttatttacaagcATAATTggtattgatttttaattatttttaaaatggcgagaaattttttgcaaaaagatagcaatcaaataaattttttttttaataataatcgatgaaaattaaattagccgacattgaaaaatttttggaattttttttattgaaaaaatgattataaaaaattaaaaaaaaatttcatctgttaaaaacttgaaaaactacaagtgcaattttttaaaaatattttttagttctaattcaaaaaattaaagaatcaattacgtcggctaactttaatattattaataatcgagcataaatttttctccggtactattttttaatgttgttataaaaataaatggtctttatttttatttagtaatagtaaaattttttatctcattgtctatatttatatgaagAATACACACATCATTAATATTCTTTTGTATCTGTATATCATTATTGTGACATCGTTTTTGCACATAATGTACAGTAATGGATAACTGTCACGCGATCTTTTACTTTATTACTTCTATTTCTTCCctaaactatattttttacattttgttcacctatatttttttttttctttttatttataaactgatcaatcaatttcaatttaatcgCTGCTATTATAATAGAAGatcatttaatattatctactaatatattatttataataatcgaTCGATTAGAACTTCCGCTGATCTATGAATgaattatacaataataagTCTCTATAAATGTCAGTGTGCCAGAAATAATGCTGAGTTCAATAAAAGTTTAGTCAACATTGTGAACTTGAATAGAGGCGTGGTGGATGATGAGGATGTTAATAAAAGGAAATTAACTTTTCGAATaacaaaaaagttaatattgttattattatttattatattattagttGTGTTGACGTCAATTGATCCAAaagttttcttaattaatttttattgaaatgtaTTGACAATGTgtgtaaaaaacattttttttctaaaaatcaaaacagagaaaattcaaaaaattgaatttttattaaaatttaaatgatactTCAGGACCAAAATTGACTCCAGCAATGTCTGAAGTTAATTCATTAGCTGTGACGCCGACCCTTGGGGATGGTCCATTTGATGACGAGCAAGCTGCTAAAAACATGAATCAACAAAACGGAGCTGCTGGAGGTTCTCATGACATTGAACCTGAT
This genomic window contains:
- the LOC123261567 gene encoding lachesin isoform X3, with amino-acid sequence MKFIILIAAAFIQSITCQRAPTISYISQEQIKDIGGTVELQCSVQYGQEYPVLWVKMDKQTGDQTPISSKTSLIIRDSRFALRFDTATATYTLQIKDIQETDAARYECQVLISVNNRIRASVELQVRRAPFISDNSTRAVVASEGEPITLECYASGYPAPRISWRRENNAILPTGGSIYRGNVLKIPAVRKEDRGTYYCVADNSVGRGTRRNINVEVEFAPVITVSRPREGQALQFDADLKCHVEGYPSPAITWLQNGVELSSNQHYIISQFATADEYTDATLRIVTVEKRQYGEYVCRANNKLGTREAKLELYETSMPNINYPGLLSSTAHENFLSKWLLTIFWIIILTKSKSY
- the LOC123261567 gene encoding lachesin isoform X1, with the protein product MKFIILIAAAFIQSITCQRAPTISYISQEQIKDIGGTVELQCSVQYGQEYPVLWVKMDKQTGDQTPISSKTSLIIRDSRFALRFDTATATYTLQIKDIQETDAARYECQVLISVNNRIRASVELQVRRAPFISDNSTRAVVASEGEPITLECYASGYPAPRISWRRENNAILPTGGSIYRGNVLKIPAVRKEDRGTYYCVADNSVGRGTRRNINVEVEFAPVITVSRPREGQALQFDADLKCHVEGYPSPAITWLQNGVELSSNQHYIISQFATADEYTDATLRIVTVEKRQYGEYVCRANNKLGTREAKLELYETIIPVCPPACGQAKYGTGAIPVSSGPLIALVMLTVALYKNFNAKY
- the LOC123261567 gene encoding lachesin isoform X4, which produces MKFIILIAAAFIQSITCQRAPTISYISQEQIKDIGGTVELQCSVQYGQEYPVLWVKMDKQTGDQTPISSKTSLIIRDSRFALRFDTATATYTLQIKDIQETDAARYECQVLISVNNRIRASVELQVRRAPFISDNSTRAVVASEGEPITLECYASGYPAPRISWRRENNAILPTGGSIYRGNVLKIPAVRKEDRGTYYCVADNSVGRGTRRNINVEVEFAPVITVSRPREGQALQFDADLKCHVEGYPSPAITWLQNGVELSSNQHYIISQFATADEYTDATLRIVTVEKRQYGEYVCRANNKLGTREAKLELYETIIPVCPPACGQVMYGTGVITVSSAPLIAFVLILAAL